A single region of the Mycobacterium avium subsp. avium genome encodes:
- a CDS encoding type I polyketide synthase, which produces MSGDTEELVRALRQSLKENERLKRENRRYLVAATEPVAVVGMGCRYPGGVDSPEALWEMVVEGRDVVSEFPADRGWDLAGLFDADPDAVGKSYCRCGGFLTGVGDFDAAFFGIAPSEALAMDPQQRLLLEVCWEALERAGIDPATLRGSATGVFAGIFHGSYGGQGRVPGNLERYGLRGSTLSVASGRVAYALGLEGPAVSVDTACSSSLVALHLAAQSLRSGECDLALAGGVTVMATPAMFIEFSRQRALAADGRCKAYAGAADGTGFSEGVGVLVLERLSDARRLGHSVLAVLRGSAVNQDGASNGLATPNGPSQQRVIRAALANARLGAADVDLVEGHGTGTMLGDPIEAQALLATYGQDRPVDEPLWLGSIKSNMGHTSAAAGAGGVIKMVQAIRHGVMPKTLHVDEPTPQVDWSAGAVSLLTEARPWPARDRPRRAGVSSFGISGTNAHVIVEQYEPETVAPQGGDVVVPWVLSARSAEALTNQAARLLARVKADPGVRVLDVGWSLVSTRSRFEHRAVIVGADGAQLLRRLADLAGGQPGAGVVTGRAQPVGKTVFVFPGQGSQWPGMGAQLLDRSTVFAEHMHRCARALAEHVDWSLIDVIRGAPGAPGLDRVDVVQPALWAVMVSLAELWRSVGVVPDAVIGHSQGEIAAACVAGALSLQDAARVVALRSRLLVRLSGRGGMVSLACGRSRAEQLIAPWGERLNIATVNGISAVVVSGEVDALTELLDRCAADDIRARRIDVDYASHSVQVEEIRDSLAEALRGIAPRSSAVAFFSTVTGELMDTAALDGDYWFRSIRQTVQFERAVRGAAEAGYRAFIECSPHPVLTAAIEETMPDGGQGCVIPSLGRDDGAPDRFWLSAGQAFVSGVVVDWCATLDGLGGRRVDLPTYGFVRQHFWLPGGSTGSSDVAALGLRGAEHGLLGAVLPRPDSGGVVLTGRLSTSAQAWLADHAVGDTVLFPGAGFVELAIRAGDEVGCGVIDELTLSAPLPLPASGGVRLQLVVGAPDEAGRRPLSVYSAAAHQDSEWMLHAEGVLRAGTVTPAGDLSIWPPIGATAVDVTGGYARLAQRGYEYGRAFRGLRAMWQRGDEIFAEVSLPDDAAAGDDFGVHPVLLDAALHALGVAGEKDQTVLPFAWQGVALHASGAARARVRIAPAGAGAVSVELADGAGLPVLSVRSVTMRPVSPGQLSAAMGTAQPSGLLDVIWSPIALGGNDLGDEVTLWEPGEHGGDVVKSVHAAVTETLAVLQSWLDGEGAGVLAVQTHGAVALAGEDVSDLAGAAVWGLVRSAQAEHPGRLVLIDSDGSLDARAVIPCGEPQVVVRQGVAHAARLRPARAGATLGLPSGAWRLDAGGEGTLGDLVVSRCPRTELADGQVRVAVAAVGVNFRDVLVALGMYPGGGRLGAEGAGVVVEVGPAVTGLAVGDPVMGLLGVVGSEAVVDQRLLTAVPPGLSLVAAAGVPVVFLTALYGLSVLAGLRPGERVLVHTATGGVGMAAVQLARHYGAEVFATASRGKWDTLRAMGFDDDHIGDSRSPDFEQKFLAATGGAGVDVVLNSLAGEFTDASLRLLAPGGRFIEMGKTDVRDPDVVAQRYRGARYRAFDLMEACPDRTAAMLAEIVGLLRAGVLTPLPLKTFDVRCASAAYRYVSQARHIGKVVLTVPSGPGEVLSGCGGGLAQSTVLITGGTGMAGSALARHLVDRYRVGHVALVSRTGAQAAGAAELVDELKRAGASASVLACDVADRDAVATMLAGLPAGYPLRGIVHAAGILDDGLLSSLTPDRVDAVLRAKVDGAWNLHELTKDLDLSAFVVFSSMAGIVGTPGQANYAAANSFLDGLVAHRRADGLAGLSLAWGLWEQASAMTAHLGDRDKARMSRIGLAPLSTEQALAAFDAAMLVETPVLVAARLDRAALSENIAALPPLLRELAAGPTRRVIDDADVTASMSGLAARLHGLSPEARRRELVDLVCGNAAMVLGVPNPADINAGRAFQDLGFDSLTAVELRNRLKNATGLTLSPTLIFDYPTPVVLAEHLDSRLAGSGGDDQPDLMGRFNDITRELQALLGAPHWNSDDKAVLRARIHGLLGALPAGDGPDSAPLDEDLEAATESQLFAILDEELGR; this is translated from the coding sequence ATGAGCGGCGACACCGAGGAACTGGTCCGGGCGCTGCGCCAGTCGCTGAAGGAGAACGAGCGGCTCAAGCGCGAGAACCGCCGGTACCTGGTCGCGGCGACCGAACCCGTGGCCGTGGTGGGCATGGGTTGCCGCTACCCGGGCGGCGTGGATTCCCCCGAGGCGTTGTGGGAGATGGTGGTCGAGGGCCGCGACGTCGTCTCGGAGTTTCCCGCCGATCGCGGCTGGGACCTGGCCGGGCTGTTCGACGCCGATCCCGACGCGGTCGGCAAGTCGTACTGCCGGTGCGGCGGATTCCTCACCGGCGTGGGCGATTTCGATGCCGCGTTCTTCGGGATCGCACCCAGTGAGGCGCTGGCGATGGACCCCCAGCAGCGGCTGCTGCTCGAGGTGTGCTGGGAAGCGTTGGAGCGGGCCGGAATTGACCCCGCCACGCTGCGCGGATCGGCGACCGGGGTGTTCGCCGGGATATTCCACGGCTCCTACGGCGGCCAGGGTCGGGTGCCCGGAAACCTGGAGCGATACGGCCTGCGCGGCTCGACGCTGAGCGTGGCCTCGGGGCGGGTGGCCTACGCGCTGGGCCTGGAAGGCCCGGCGGTGTCGGTCGACACCGCGTGTTCGTCGTCGTTGGTGGCGCTGCACCTGGCGGCGCAGTCGCTGCGCTCCGGCGAATGCGACCTGGCGCTGGCCGGCGGGGTGACGGTGATGGCCACCCCGGCGATGTTCATCGAGTTCAGCCGGCAGCGGGCGCTGGCCGCCGACGGCCGCTGCAAGGCCTACGCGGGCGCCGCGGACGGCACCGGCTTCTCCGAAGGCGTCGGGGTGCTGGTGCTGGAGCGGCTGAGCGATGCACGGCGACTGGGACATTCGGTGCTCGCGGTGCTGCGCGGCTCCGCGGTCAACCAGGACGGCGCGTCCAACGGCCTGGCCACCCCCAACGGTCCGTCGCAGCAGCGGGTGATCCGGGCGGCGCTGGCCAACGCCCGGCTCGGCGCGGCCGACGTGGACCTGGTCGAAGGGCATGGGACGGGCACCATGCTGGGCGATCCCATTGAGGCCCAAGCGCTGTTGGCGACCTACGGCCAGGACCGCCCGGTCGACGAACCGCTGTGGTTGGGGTCGATCAAATCCAACATGGGTCACACCTCGGCCGCGGCCGGCGCCGGCGGGGTGATCAAGATGGTCCAGGCGATTCGGCACGGGGTGATGCCCAAGACCCTGCACGTGGACGAGCCGACGCCGCAGGTGGATTGGTCGGCCGGGGCGGTGTCGCTGCTCACCGAGGCGCGGCCCTGGCCGGCGCGGGATCGGCCGCGCCGCGCGGGCGTCTCGTCGTTCGGCATCAGCGGCACCAACGCGCACGTCATCGTCGAGCAGTATGAGCCGGAAACCGTTGCGCCCCAAGGGGGTGACGTGGTGGTGCCGTGGGTGCTCTCGGCGCGCTCGGCCGAGGCGTTGACGAACCAGGCGGCGCGGCTGCTGGCGCGGGTGAAGGCCGATCCCGGCGTGCGGGTGCTGGACGTGGGCTGGTCGCTGGTGTCGACGCGGTCGCGGTTCGAGCACCGGGCGGTGATCGTCGGCGCCGACGGCGCGCAGCTGCTGCGCCGGCTGGCCGACCTGGCGGGCGGGCAGCCGGGGGCGGGCGTGGTGACCGGCCGGGCCCAGCCGGTGGGCAAGACGGTGTTCGTGTTCCCCGGCCAGGGCTCGCAATGGCCCGGCATGGGCGCTCAATTGCTGGACCGCTCAACGGTATTCGCCGAACACATGCATCGGTGCGCGCGGGCGCTGGCCGAGCACGTCGACTGGTCGCTGATCGACGTCATCCGCGGGGCACCGGGCGCGCCCGGGCTGGACCGGGTGGACGTGGTGCAGCCGGCGCTGTGGGCGGTGATGGTGTCGCTGGCCGAGTTGTGGCGTTCGGTGGGCGTGGTTCCCGACGCCGTGATCGGTCACTCCCAGGGCGAGATCGCGGCGGCCTGTGTGGCCGGGGCGCTGTCGCTGCAGGACGCCGCGCGGGTGGTGGCGCTGCGCAGCCGGCTGCTGGTGCGGCTGTCGGGCCGCGGCGGCATGGTCTCGCTGGCCTGCGGACGCTCGCGCGCCGAGCAGCTGATCGCCCCCTGGGGTGAGCGATTGAATATCGCCACTGTCAACGGGATTTCGGCGGTGGTGGTGTCCGGCGAGGTGGATGCCCTGACGGAACTGCTGGACCGGTGCGCGGCCGACGACATCCGTGCCCGCCGGATCGACGTGGACTACGCCTCGCATTCGGTTCAGGTGGAGGAAATTCGCGATTCGCTCGCCGAGGCGCTGCGCGGTATCGCGCCGCGGTCGTCGGCGGTGGCGTTCTTCTCCACGGTCACCGGCGAGCTGATGGACACCGCCGCGCTGGACGGCGACTACTGGTTCCGCAGCATCCGGCAGACGGTGCAATTCGAGCGGGCGGTGCGCGGCGCCGCCGAAGCGGGCTATCGGGCGTTCATCGAGTGCAGCCCGCATCCGGTGCTGACGGCCGCCATCGAAGAAACCATGCCCGACGGCGGTCAGGGCTGCGTCATCCCGTCGCTGGGCCGCGACGACGGCGCACCGGACCGGTTCTGGCTCTCGGCCGGCCAGGCGTTCGTGTCGGGCGTGGTCGTGGACTGGTGCGCGACGCTGGACGGGCTGGGCGGCCGCCGCGTCGACCTGCCGACGTACGGGTTTGTGCGGCAACACTTTTGGCTTCCCGGCGGGTCGACGGGATCCTCCGACGTCGCCGCCCTGGGGCTGCGCGGCGCCGAGCACGGGCTGCTCGGCGCGGTGCTGCCGCGGCCCGATTCCGGGGGTGTGGTGCTGACCGGCCGGCTGTCGACGTCCGCGCAGGCGTGGCTGGCCGATCATGCGGTGGGCGACACGGTGTTGTTTCCCGGGGCGGGGTTCGTCGAGTTGGCCATCCGGGCCGGCGACGAGGTTGGCTGCGGCGTGATCGACGAGCTGACGTTGTCGGCCCCGTTGCCGCTGCCCGCGTCCGGTGGTGTGCGGCTGCAGCTGGTGGTCGGCGCGCCCGACGAGGCGGGACGCCGCCCGCTGTCGGTGTATTCGGCTGCTGCACACCAGGATTCGGAGTGGATGCTGCACGCGGAGGGTGTGCTGCGGGCCGGGACGGTGACACCGGCCGGCGACCTGTCGATCTGGCCGCCGATCGGGGCGACCGCGGTCGACGTCACCGGCGGGTACGCCCGGCTCGCGCAGCGGGGCTACGAATACGGTCGGGCCTTCCGGGGTTTGCGGGCGATGTGGCAGCGCGGCGACGAGATCTTCGCCGAGGTCTCCCTGCCCGACGACGCCGCCGCCGGTGACGATTTCGGCGTCCATCCGGTGTTGCTGGACGCCGCGCTGCACGCGCTCGGTGTGGCGGGCGAGAAGGACCAGACCGTGTTGCCGTTCGCCTGGCAGGGGGTGGCGTTGCACGCCTCGGGCGCGGCGCGGGCGCGGGTCCGGATCGCCCCGGCCGGGGCCGGCGCGGTGTCGGTGGAATTGGCCGACGGCGCGGGCCTGCCGGTGCTGTCGGTGCGGTCGGTGACGATGCGCCCGGTCTCGCCGGGGCAGCTGAGCGCGGCGATGGGCACCGCGCAGCCCTCCGGGCTGCTCGACGTGATCTGGTCGCCGATCGCACTGGGCGGCAACGATCTTGGTGACGAGGTCACGCTGTGGGAGCCGGGCGAACACGGCGGCGACGTGGTGAAGTCGGTGCACGCGGCGGTCACCGAGACGCTGGCGGTGCTGCAATCCTGGTTGGACGGTGAGGGCGCCGGGGTGCTGGCCGTGCAGACCCACGGGGCCGTGGCCCTGGCCGGGGAGGACGTTTCGGACCTGGCCGGTGCGGCGGTGTGGGGCCTGGTGCGGTCGGCGCAGGCCGAGCATCCGGGCCGCCTGGTGCTGATCGACTCCGACGGATCCCTGGACGCCAGGGCGGTAATCCCTTGCGGCGAGCCACAAGTGGTGGTTCGCCAGGGTGTGGCCCATGCGGCCCGGCTGCGGCCGGCGCGGGCCGGCGCGACGCTCGGGCTGCCGTCCGGGGCGTGGCGGTTGGACGCCGGCGGCGAGGGCACGCTGGGGGACCTGGTGGTCAGCCGGTGCCCGCGAACGGAATTGGCGGACGGGCAGGTGCGGGTCGCGGTGGCCGCGGTCGGGGTCAACTTCCGGGATGTGCTGGTGGCCCTGGGCATGTATCCCGGCGGCGGCCGGCTGGGCGCCGAAGGCGCCGGCGTGGTCGTGGAGGTGGGGCCCGCGGTGACCGGCCTGGCCGTCGGTGACCCGGTGATGGGGCTGCTGGGGGTGGTCGGGTCCGAAGCGGTGGTGGATCAGCGATTGCTGACTGCCGTGCCGCCGGGTCTGTCGCTGGTGGCGGCGGCGGGCGTGCCGGTGGTGTTCCTGACGGCGCTTTACGGGTTGTCGGTGCTGGCCGGGCTGCGGCCCGGCGAGCGGGTGCTGGTGCACACCGCCACCGGCGGAGTGGGCATGGCCGCGGTGCAACTGGCCCGCCACTACGGCGCCGAAGTCTTCGCTACCGCCAGCCGCGGCAAGTGGGACACCTTGCGCGCGATGGGATTCGACGACGACCACATCGGCGATTCGCGGAGCCCGGACTTCGAGCAGAAGTTCCTCGCGGCCACCGGCGGGGCCGGGGTCGACGTCGTGCTCAACTCGCTGGCCGGCGAGTTCACCGACGCGTCGCTGCGGCTGCTGGCCCCCGGCGGGCGGTTCATCGAGATGGGCAAGACCGACGTGCGTGACCCGGACGTCGTCGCGCAGCGGTATCGCGGGGCGCGCTATCGGGCGTTCGATCTGATGGAGGCCTGCCCCGACCGCACCGCGGCGATGCTGGCCGAAATCGTGGGACTGCTGCGAGCGGGTGTGCTGACACCGTTGCCGCTCAAGACATTCGACGTGCGCTGCGCGTCGGCGGCCTACCGGTATGTCAGCCAGGCCCGCCACATCGGCAAGGTGGTACTGACCGTGCCGTCCGGGCCCGGCGAGGTGCTCAGCGGGTGCGGGGGCGGGCTGGCGCAGTCCACCGTGCTGATCACCGGCGGCACCGGGATGGCCGGTTCGGCGCTGGCCCGCCATCTCGTCGACCGCTACCGGGTGGGCCATGTGGCGCTGGTCAGCCGCACCGGCGCGCAGGCCGCCGGAGCCGCCGAGTTGGTGGACGAGCTGAAGCGGGCGGGCGCGTCGGCGTCGGTGCTGGCCTGTGACGTCGCCGATCGCGACGCGGTGGCCACCATGCTGGCCGGGCTACCCGCGGGCTATCCGCTGCGCGGGATCGTGCACGCCGCCGGGATCCTCGACGACGGGCTGCTGTCCTCGCTGACCCCGGACCGGGTGGATGCGGTGCTGCGGGCCAAGGTGGACGGCGCCTGGAACCTGCACGAGCTGACCAAGGACCTGGATTTGTCGGCGTTCGTGGTGTTTTCGTCGATGGCCGGGATCGTGGGCACGCCCGGTCAGGCCAACTACGCGGCGGCCAACAGCTTCCTGGACGGGCTGGTCGCCCACCGGCGCGCCGACGGGCTCGCCGGCCTGTCGCTGGCGTGGGGGCTGTGGGAACAGGCCTCGGCGATGACCGCCCACCTCGGCGATCGGGACAAGGCCCGGATGAGCCGGATCGGGCTGGCGCCGTTGTCCACCGAACAGGCGCTGGCGGCGTTCGACGCCGCCATGCTGGTCGAGACGCCGGTGCTGGTGGCGGCCCGGCTGGACCGTGCCGCGCTGTCGGAGAACATCGCCGCGCTGCCCCCGCTGTTGCGCGAGCTGGCCGCCGGCCCCACCCGCCGCGTCATCGACGACGCGGACGTCACCGCGTCGATGAGCGGGCTTGCCGCGCGGCTGCACGGCCTGAGTCCCGAGGCGCGCCGGCGCGAGCTGGTCGACCTGGTGTGCGGCAACGCGGCGATGGTGCTCGGGGTGCCCAACCCGGCGGACATCAACGCCGGCCGGGCGTTCCAGGACCTCGGGTTCGACTCGCTGACCGCGGTCGAACTGCGCAACAGGCTGAAAAACGCTACCGGGCTTACCCTTTCGCCAACACTGATCTTCGACTATCCGACACCGGTGGTGCTGGCCGAGCACCTCGACTCCCGGCTGGCCGGCTCCGGCGGCGACGACCAGCCCGACCTGATGGGTCGCTTCAACGACATCACCCGCGAGCTGCAGGCGCTGCTGGGCGCGCCCCACTGGAATTCCGACGACAAGGCGGTGCTGCGGGCCCG